Within the Gemmatimonadaceae bacterium genome, the region TGCCTAGCCCGGTATCTCGCGCGGCGACGGCCTTTGACGATCTTCGTCGTGCGACCGCGATTCGACGTCTCGCATCTATGGTCGCATTTGACTAGAGGTCACCGTCGCCATGGGTTCTTGCCCGGTGTGTGTTCACCTCTTAGGTGATGAGGAGCAAGACGAAGCTGAAGCCCAGAGGAACCTCTCGCGCAAGCAAGCCTCGCAAGTCGGCCACCAAGTCGAAGCCCCCGTTGAAAACGGGCGATAAGGCTGCCGTCGTCCTCATCTCGGGCGGCAATCCGCAAATCGCGAAGGCGGACGGCGACGCCCCGGTGCAGGCGTACATCGCCGCGATGCCGCGCTGGAAGCGCGACATCGGGAAGCGCCTCGACGCTCTCATCGTGCGGAACGTGCCCAAGGTGCGCAAGGCCGTGAAGTGGAACTCGCCGCTGTACGGCATCGAGGGCCAGGGTTGGTTCCTGTCGTTCCACGTCTTCACACGCTACGTGAAGGTGACCTTCTTTCGCGGCACGTCGCTGCGACCGGTCCCGCCCGGCCCCAGTAAGCACAAGGACGTGCGCTACATCGACATCCGCGAAGACGACGAGCTCGACGAGGCGCAGATGGCGAGATGGGTGAAGCAGGCCGCCGCGTTGCCTGGCTTTCTGGGCCCTCGACCCTGACCAAGGCCACAACGGGCGTTACGTTGTCCGGCGCCACTGACGCTCACATGATCTGGTCCCTCGTTCACCATCACGAA harbors:
- a CDS encoding DUF1801 domain-containing protein, with the translated sequence MKTGDKAAVVLISGGNPQIAKADGDAPVQAYIAAMPRWKRDIGKRLDALIVRNVPKVRKAVKWNSPLYGIEGQGWFLSFHVFTRYVKVTFFRGTSLRPVPPGPSKHKDVRYIDIREDDELDEAQMARWVKQAAALPGFLGPRP